The Astatotilapia calliptera chromosome 2, fAstCal1.2, whole genome shotgun sequence genome includes a window with the following:
- the arhgef9a gene encoding rho guanine nucleotide exchange factor 9 isoform X8 translates to MHTLSEQLHATNMLISGGSIVNAEAVWDHVTMADRELAFKAGDVIKVLDASNKDWWWGQIDEEEGWFPASFVRVEPHPPQPQTKQVFYINPIATPRFQNTTSKLWVNQEDGGAEPAEGTSEVQNGHLDPTNDCLCLGSPLQNRDQMRANVINEIMSTERHYIKHLKDICEGYLRQCRKRVDMFNDDQLKVIFGNIEDIYRFQMGFVRDLEKQYNTEEPHLSEIGPCFLEHQDGFWIYSEYCNNHLDACMELSKLMRDGRYQHFFEACRLLQQMIDIAIDGFLLTPVQKICKYPLQLAELLKYTAQEHSDYRYVAAALAVMRNVTQQINERKRRLENIDKIAQWQASVLDWEGDDILDRSSELIYTGELSWIYQPYGRSQQRVFFLFDHQLVLCKKDLIRRDILYYKGRIDMDRYEVRDTIDGRDEDFNVSVKNAFKLCNKDSEEIHIFLAKKPEEKIRWLRAFAEERKMVQEDEKIGFEISEYQKRQAAMTVRKVTKQKGVNRCTPPSYPPPQDPLSVGQYEVTEDMAQGEVFEFSQSKRGQAPFWQNFSRLAPFKK, encoded by the exons TTGATAAGTGGAGGTTCAATCGTCAACGCTGAGGCGGTATGGGACCATGTGACCATGGCGGACCGGGAGTTGGCGTTTAAGGCCGGTGACGTCATCAAGGTGCTGGACGCCTCCAACAAGGACTGGTGGTGGGGCCAGATTGATGAGGAGGAAGGATGGTTCCCTGCCAGCTTTGTACGG GTGGAACCCCACCCTCCTCAGCCCCAAACAAAACAGGTTTTCTATATCAACCCCATAGCAACTCCACGGTTCCAAAACACCACGTCAAAG CTGTGGGTGAACCAGGAAGACGGTGGAGCAGAGCCAGCTGAAGGAACCAGCGAGGTACAGAACGGGCACCTGGATCCAACCAATGACTGCTTATGTCTGGGCTCACCCCTCCAAAACCGAGACCAGATGAGGGCTAACGTTATAAATGAGATTatgagcacagagagacattATATCAAACACCTCAAGGACATCTGTGAG GGCTACTTGCGCCAGTGCAGGAAGCGCGTGGACATGTTTAACGACGACCAGTTGAAGGTCATCTTTGGAAACATCGAGGACATCTACCGCTTTCAGATGGGTTTTGTCAGAGATTTGGAGAAACAGTACAACACAGAGGAGCCGCACCTCTCTGAAATCGGGCCGTGCTTTTTAGAACAC CAAGACGGTTTCTGGATTTATTCAGAATACTGTAACAACCACTTGGATGCCTGTATGGAGCTGAGCAAACTGATGAGGGATGGCAGGTACCAGCACTTCTTCGAAGCCTGCCGCCTCCTCCAGCAAATGATTGACATCGCCATAGATGGCTTCTTGCTCACGCCCGTCCAGAAAATCTGCAAATATCCACTCCAGTTGGCCGAGCTTCTTAAATACACCGCACAGGAGCACAG TGACTATCGATACGTGGCAGCAGCGCTGGCAGTAATGCGGAACGTCACCCAGCAAATCAACGAGAGGAAGAGACGGCTGGAGAATATTGACAAGATCGCCCAGTGGCAAGCCTCGGTTCTGGACTGGGAG GGGGATGATATATTGGACAGGAGCTCAGAGCTCATCTACACTGGGGAGTTGTCATGGATCTATCAGCCGTATGGACGCAGCCAGCAGCgagtcttcttcctctttgatcACCAGCTGGTCCTCTGTAAGAAG GATCTGATACGCCGGGACATCCTGTACTATAAGGGCCGCATTGACATGGATCGCTACGAGGTGCGGGACACTATAGACGGGCGTGACGAAGACTTCAACGTTAGTGTGAAGAATGCCTTTAAATTGTGCAACAAAGACAGCGAGGAGATCCACATCTTCCTGGCCAAGAAGCCAGAGGAGAAGATCCGCTGGCTCAGGGCCTTCGCCGAGGAGAGGAAGATGGTGCAGGAGGATGAGAAAATTG GTTTTGAGATCTCTGAGTACCAGAAGCGACAGGCAGCCATGACAGTGAGAAAAGTGACCAAACAGAAAG GTGTAAACAGGTGCACGCCCCCTTCATACCCGCCCCCACAGGACCCCCTCAGTGTGGGGCAGTATGAGGTAACGGAGGACATGGCACAAGGAGAGGTTTTTGAATTCAGTCAATCCAAAAGAGGCCAGGCTCCTTTCTGGCAGAATTTTAGTAGATTAGCTCCATTTAAGAAATAG
- the arhgef9a gene encoding rho guanine nucleotide exchange factor 9 isoform X10 has protein sequence MTLLISGGSIVNAEAVWDHVTMADRELAFKAGDVIKVLDASNKDWWWGQIDEEEGWFPASFVRVEPHPPQPQTKQVFYINPIATPRFQNTTSKLWVNQEDGGAEPAEGTSEVQNGHLDPTNDCLCLGSPLQNRDQMRANVINEIMSTERHYIKHLKDICEGYLRQCRKRVDMFNDDQLKVIFGNIEDIYRFQMGFVRDLEKQYNTEEPHLSEIGPCFLEHQDGFWIYSEYCNNHLDACMELSKLMRDGRYQHFFEACRLLQQMIDIAIDGFLLTPVQKICKYPLQLAELLKYTAQEHSDYRYVAAALAVMRNVTQQINERKRRLENIDKIAQWQASVLDWEGDDILDRSSELIYTGELSWIYQPYGRSQQRVFFLFDHQLVLCKKDLIRRDILYYKGRIDMDRYEVRDTIDGRDEDFNVSVKNAFKLCNKDSEEIHIFLAKKPEEKIRWLRAFAEERKMVQEDEKIGFEISEYQKRQAAMTVRKVTKQKGVNRCTPPSYPPPQDPLSVGQYEVTEDMAQGEVFEFSQSKRGQAPFWQNFSRLAPFKK, from the exons TTGATAAGTGGAGGTTCAATCGTCAACGCTGAGGCGGTATGGGACCATGTGACCATGGCGGACCGGGAGTTGGCGTTTAAGGCCGGTGACGTCATCAAGGTGCTGGACGCCTCCAACAAGGACTGGTGGTGGGGCCAGATTGATGAGGAGGAAGGATGGTTCCCTGCCAGCTTTGTACGG GTGGAACCCCACCCTCCTCAGCCCCAAACAAAACAGGTTTTCTATATCAACCCCATAGCAACTCCACGGTTCCAAAACACCACGTCAAAG CTGTGGGTGAACCAGGAAGACGGTGGAGCAGAGCCAGCTGAAGGAACCAGCGAGGTACAGAACGGGCACCTGGATCCAACCAATGACTGCTTATGTCTGGGCTCACCCCTCCAAAACCGAGACCAGATGAGGGCTAACGTTATAAATGAGATTatgagcacagagagacattATATCAAACACCTCAAGGACATCTGTGAG GGCTACTTGCGCCAGTGCAGGAAGCGCGTGGACATGTTTAACGACGACCAGTTGAAGGTCATCTTTGGAAACATCGAGGACATCTACCGCTTTCAGATGGGTTTTGTCAGAGATTTGGAGAAACAGTACAACACAGAGGAGCCGCACCTCTCTGAAATCGGGCCGTGCTTTTTAGAACAC CAAGACGGTTTCTGGATTTATTCAGAATACTGTAACAACCACTTGGATGCCTGTATGGAGCTGAGCAAACTGATGAGGGATGGCAGGTACCAGCACTTCTTCGAAGCCTGCCGCCTCCTCCAGCAAATGATTGACATCGCCATAGATGGCTTCTTGCTCACGCCCGTCCAGAAAATCTGCAAATATCCACTCCAGTTGGCCGAGCTTCTTAAATACACCGCACAGGAGCACAG TGACTATCGATACGTGGCAGCAGCGCTGGCAGTAATGCGGAACGTCACCCAGCAAATCAACGAGAGGAAGAGACGGCTGGAGAATATTGACAAGATCGCCCAGTGGCAAGCCTCGGTTCTGGACTGGGAG GGGGATGATATATTGGACAGGAGCTCAGAGCTCATCTACACTGGGGAGTTGTCATGGATCTATCAGCCGTATGGACGCAGCCAGCAGCgagtcttcttcctctttgatcACCAGCTGGTCCTCTGTAAGAAG GATCTGATACGCCGGGACATCCTGTACTATAAGGGCCGCATTGACATGGATCGCTACGAGGTGCGGGACACTATAGACGGGCGTGACGAAGACTTCAACGTTAGTGTGAAGAATGCCTTTAAATTGTGCAACAAAGACAGCGAGGAGATCCACATCTTCCTGGCCAAGAAGCCAGAGGAGAAGATCCGCTGGCTCAGGGCCTTCGCCGAGGAGAGGAAGATGGTGCAGGAGGATGAGAAAATTG GTTTTGAGATCTCTGAGTACCAGAAGCGACAGGCAGCCATGACAGTGAGAAAAGTGACCAAACAGAAAG GTGTAAACAGGTGCACGCCCCCTTCATACCCGCCCCCACAGGACCCCCTCAGTGTGGGGCAGTATGAGGTAACGGAGGACATGGCACAAGGAGAGGTTTTTGAATTCAGTCAATCCAAAAGAGGCCAGGCTCCTTTCTGGCAGAATTTTAGTAGATTAGCTCCATTTAAGAAATAG
- the arhgef9a gene encoding rho guanine nucleotide exchange factor 9 isoform X7 has translation MDLRLGPGSQRSALSHRRGENSSARWSRAGTPGAPSRLRVEMNDLISGGSIVNAEAVWDHVTMADRELAFKAGDVIKVLDASNKDWWWGQIDEEEGWFPASFVRVEPHPPQPQTKQVFYINPIATPRFQNTTSKLWVNQEDGGAEPAEGTSEVQNGHLDPTNDCLCLGSPLQNRDQMRANVINEIMSTERHYIKHLKDICEGYLRQCRKRVDMFNDDQLKVIFGNIEDIYRFQMGFVRDLEKQYNTEEPHLSEIGPCFLEHQDGFWIYSEYCNNHLDACMELSKLMRDGRYQHFFEACRLLQQMIDIAIDGFLLTPVQKICKYPLQLAELLKYTAQEHSDYRYVAAALAVMRNVTQQINERKRRLENIDKIAQWQASVLDWEGDDILDRSSELIYTGELSWIYQPYGRSQQRVFFLFDHQLVLCKKDLIRRDILYYKGRIDMDRYEVRDTIDGRDEDFNVSVKNAFKLCNKDSEEIHIFLAKKPEEKIRWLRAFAEERKMVQEDEKIGFEISEYQKRQAAMTVRKVTKQKGVNRCTPPSYPPPQDPLSVGQYEVTEDMAQGEVFEFSQSKRGQAPFWQNFSRLAPFKK, from the exons TTGATAAGTGGAGGTTCAATCGTCAACGCTGAGGCGGTATGGGACCATGTGACCATGGCGGACCGGGAGTTGGCGTTTAAGGCCGGTGACGTCATCAAGGTGCTGGACGCCTCCAACAAGGACTGGTGGTGGGGCCAGATTGATGAGGAGGAAGGATGGTTCCCTGCCAGCTTTGTACGG GTGGAACCCCACCCTCCTCAGCCCCAAACAAAACAGGTTTTCTATATCAACCCCATAGCAACTCCACGGTTCCAAAACACCACGTCAAAG CTGTGGGTGAACCAGGAAGACGGTGGAGCAGAGCCAGCTGAAGGAACCAGCGAGGTACAGAACGGGCACCTGGATCCAACCAATGACTGCTTATGTCTGGGCTCACCCCTCCAAAACCGAGACCAGATGAGGGCTAACGTTATAAATGAGATTatgagcacagagagacattATATCAAACACCTCAAGGACATCTGTGAG GGCTACTTGCGCCAGTGCAGGAAGCGCGTGGACATGTTTAACGACGACCAGTTGAAGGTCATCTTTGGAAACATCGAGGACATCTACCGCTTTCAGATGGGTTTTGTCAGAGATTTGGAGAAACAGTACAACACAGAGGAGCCGCACCTCTCTGAAATCGGGCCGTGCTTTTTAGAACAC CAAGACGGTTTCTGGATTTATTCAGAATACTGTAACAACCACTTGGATGCCTGTATGGAGCTGAGCAAACTGATGAGGGATGGCAGGTACCAGCACTTCTTCGAAGCCTGCCGCCTCCTCCAGCAAATGATTGACATCGCCATAGATGGCTTCTTGCTCACGCCCGTCCAGAAAATCTGCAAATATCCACTCCAGTTGGCCGAGCTTCTTAAATACACCGCACAGGAGCACAG TGACTATCGATACGTGGCAGCAGCGCTGGCAGTAATGCGGAACGTCACCCAGCAAATCAACGAGAGGAAGAGACGGCTGGAGAATATTGACAAGATCGCCCAGTGGCAAGCCTCGGTTCTGGACTGGGAG GGGGATGATATATTGGACAGGAGCTCAGAGCTCATCTACACTGGGGAGTTGTCATGGATCTATCAGCCGTATGGACGCAGCCAGCAGCgagtcttcttcctctttgatcACCAGCTGGTCCTCTGTAAGAAG GATCTGATACGCCGGGACATCCTGTACTATAAGGGCCGCATTGACATGGATCGCTACGAGGTGCGGGACACTATAGACGGGCGTGACGAAGACTTCAACGTTAGTGTGAAGAATGCCTTTAAATTGTGCAACAAAGACAGCGAGGAGATCCACATCTTCCTGGCCAAGAAGCCAGAGGAGAAGATCCGCTGGCTCAGGGCCTTCGCCGAGGAGAGGAAGATGGTGCAGGAGGATGAGAAAATTG GTTTTGAGATCTCTGAGTACCAGAAGCGACAGGCAGCCATGACAGTGAGAAAAGTGACCAAACAGAAAG GTGTAAACAGGTGCACGCCCCCTTCATACCCGCCCCCACAGGACCCCCTCAGTGTGGGGCAGTATGAGGTAACGGAGGACATGGCACAAGGAGAGGTTTTTGAATTCAGTCAATCCAAAAGAGGCCAGGCTCCTTTCTGGCAGAATTTTAGTAGATTAGCTCCATTTAAGAAATAG
- the arhgef9a gene encoding rho guanine nucleotide exchange factor 9 isoform X9 has product MTMMMLISGGSIVNAEAVWDHVTMADRELAFKAGDVIKVLDASNKDWWWGQIDEEEGWFPASFVRVEPHPPQPQTKQVFYINPIATPRFQNTTSKLWVNQEDGGAEPAEGTSEVQNGHLDPTNDCLCLGSPLQNRDQMRANVINEIMSTERHYIKHLKDICEGYLRQCRKRVDMFNDDQLKVIFGNIEDIYRFQMGFVRDLEKQYNTEEPHLSEIGPCFLEHQDGFWIYSEYCNNHLDACMELSKLMRDGRYQHFFEACRLLQQMIDIAIDGFLLTPVQKICKYPLQLAELLKYTAQEHSDYRYVAAALAVMRNVTQQINERKRRLENIDKIAQWQASVLDWEGDDILDRSSELIYTGELSWIYQPYGRSQQRVFFLFDHQLVLCKKDLIRRDILYYKGRIDMDRYEVRDTIDGRDEDFNVSVKNAFKLCNKDSEEIHIFLAKKPEEKIRWLRAFAEERKMVQEDEKIGFEISEYQKRQAAMTVRKVTKQKGVNRCTPPSYPPPQDPLSVGQYEVTEDMAQGEVFEFSQSKRGQAPFWQNFSRLAPFKK; this is encoded by the exons TTGATAAGTGGAGGTTCAATCGTCAACGCTGAGGCGGTATGGGACCATGTGACCATGGCGGACCGGGAGTTGGCGTTTAAGGCCGGTGACGTCATCAAGGTGCTGGACGCCTCCAACAAGGACTGGTGGTGGGGCCAGATTGATGAGGAGGAAGGATGGTTCCCTGCCAGCTTTGTACGG GTGGAACCCCACCCTCCTCAGCCCCAAACAAAACAGGTTTTCTATATCAACCCCATAGCAACTCCACGGTTCCAAAACACCACGTCAAAG CTGTGGGTGAACCAGGAAGACGGTGGAGCAGAGCCAGCTGAAGGAACCAGCGAGGTACAGAACGGGCACCTGGATCCAACCAATGACTGCTTATGTCTGGGCTCACCCCTCCAAAACCGAGACCAGATGAGGGCTAACGTTATAAATGAGATTatgagcacagagagacattATATCAAACACCTCAAGGACATCTGTGAG GGCTACTTGCGCCAGTGCAGGAAGCGCGTGGACATGTTTAACGACGACCAGTTGAAGGTCATCTTTGGAAACATCGAGGACATCTACCGCTTTCAGATGGGTTTTGTCAGAGATTTGGAGAAACAGTACAACACAGAGGAGCCGCACCTCTCTGAAATCGGGCCGTGCTTTTTAGAACAC CAAGACGGTTTCTGGATTTATTCAGAATACTGTAACAACCACTTGGATGCCTGTATGGAGCTGAGCAAACTGATGAGGGATGGCAGGTACCAGCACTTCTTCGAAGCCTGCCGCCTCCTCCAGCAAATGATTGACATCGCCATAGATGGCTTCTTGCTCACGCCCGTCCAGAAAATCTGCAAATATCCACTCCAGTTGGCCGAGCTTCTTAAATACACCGCACAGGAGCACAG TGACTATCGATACGTGGCAGCAGCGCTGGCAGTAATGCGGAACGTCACCCAGCAAATCAACGAGAGGAAGAGACGGCTGGAGAATATTGACAAGATCGCCCAGTGGCAAGCCTCGGTTCTGGACTGGGAG GGGGATGATATATTGGACAGGAGCTCAGAGCTCATCTACACTGGGGAGTTGTCATGGATCTATCAGCCGTATGGACGCAGCCAGCAGCgagtcttcttcctctttgatcACCAGCTGGTCCTCTGTAAGAAG GATCTGATACGCCGGGACATCCTGTACTATAAGGGCCGCATTGACATGGATCGCTACGAGGTGCGGGACACTATAGACGGGCGTGACGAAGACTTCAACGTTAGTGTGAAGAATGCCTTTAAATTGTGCAACAAAGACAGCGAGGAGATCCACATCTTCCTGGCCAAGAAGCCAGAGGAGAAGATCCGCTGGCTCAGGGCCTTCGCCGAGGAGAGGAAGATGGTGCAGGAGGATGAGAAAATTG GTTTTGAGATCTCTGAGTACCAGAAGCGACAGGCAGCCATGACAGTGAGAAAAGTGACCAAACAGAAAG GTGTAAACAGGTGCACGCCCCCTTCATACCCGCCCCCACAGGACCCCCTCAGTGTGGGGCAGTATGAGGTAACGGAGGACATGGCACAAGGAGAGGTTTTTGAATTCAGTCAATCCAAAAGAGGCCAGGCTCCTTTCTGGCAGAATTTTAGTAGATTAGCTCCATTTAAGAAATAG
- the arhgef9a gene encoding rho guanine nucleotide exchange factor 9 isoform X11 gives MTLLISGGSIVNAEAVWDHVTMADRELAFKAGDVIKVLDASNKDWWWGQIDEEEGWFPASFVRLWVNQEDGGAEPAEGTSEVQNGHLDPTNDCLCLGSPLQNRDQMRANVINEIMSTERHYIKHLKDICEGYLRQCRKRVDMFNDDQLKVIFGNIEDIYRFQMGFVRDLEKQYNTEEPHLSEIGPCFLEHQDGFWIYSEYCNNHLDACMELSKLMRDGRYQHFFEACRLLQQMIDIAIDGFLLTPVQKICKYPLQLAELLKYTAQEHSDYRYVAAALAVMRNVTQQINERKRRLENIDKIAQWQASVLDWEGDDILDRSSELIYTGELSWIYQPYGRSQQRVFFLFDHQLVLCKKDLIRRDILYYKGRIDMDRYEVRDTIDGRDEDFNVSVKNAFKLCNKDSEEIHIFLAKKPEEKIRWLRAFAEERKMVQEDEKIGFEISEYQKRQAAMTVRKVTKQKGVNRCTPPSYPPPQDPLSVGQYEVTEDMAQGEVFEFSQSKRGQAPFWQNFSRLAPFKK, from the exons TTGATAAGTGGAGGTTCAATCGTCAACGCTGAGGCGGTATGGGACCATGTGACCATGGCGGACCGGGAGTTGGCGTTTAAGGCCGGTGACGTCATCAAGGTGCTGGACGCCTCCAACAAGGACTGGTGGTGGGGCCAGATTGATGAGGAGGAAGGATGGTTCCCTGCCAGCTTTGTACGG CTGTGGGTGAACCAGGAAGACGGTGGAGCAGAGCCAGCTGAAGGAACCAGCGAGGTACAGAACGGGCACCTGGATCCAACCAATGACTGCTTATGTCTGGGCTCACCCCTCCAAAACCGAGACCAGATGAGGGCTAACGTTATAAATGAGATTatgagcacagagagacattATATCAAACACCTCAAGGACATCTGTGAG GGCTACTTGCGCCAGTGCAGGAAGCGCGTGGACATGTTTAACGACGACCAGTTGAAGGTCATCTTTGGAAACATCGAGGACATCTACCGCTTTCAGATGGGTTTTGTCAGAGATTTGGAGAAACAGTACAACACAGAGGAGCCGCACCTCTCTGAAATCGGGCCGTGCTTTTTAGAACAC CAAGACGGTTTCTGGATTTATTCAGAATACTGTAACAACCACTTGGATGCCTGTATGGAGCTGAGCAAACTGATGAGGGATGGCAGGTACCAGCACTTCTTCGAAGCCTGCCGCCTCCTCCAGCAAATGATTGACATCGCCATAGATGGCTTCTTGCTCACGCCCGTCCAGAAAATCTGCAAATATCCACTCCAGTTGGCCGAGCTTCTTAAATACACCGCACAGGAGCACAG TGACTATCGATACGTGGCAGCAGCGCTGGCAGTAATGCGGAACGTCACCCAGCAAATCAACGAGAGGAAGAGACGGCTGGAGAATATTGACAAGATCGCCCAGTGGCAAGCCTCGGTTCTGGACTGGGAG GGGGATGATATATTGGACAGGAGCTCAGAGCTCATCTACACTGGGGAGTTGTCATGGATCTATCAGCCGTATGGACGCAGCCAGCAGCgagtcttcttcctctttgatcACCAGCTGGTCCTCTGTAAGAAG GATCTGATACGCCGGGACATCCTGTACTATAAGGGCCGCATTGACATGGATCGCTACGAGGTGCGGGACACTATAGACGGGCGTGACGAAGACTTCAACGTTAGTGTGAAGAATGCCTTTAAATTGTGCAACAAAGACAGCGAGGAGATCCACATCTTCCTGGCCAAGAAGCCAGAGGAGAAGATCCGCTGGCTCAGGGCCTTCGCCGAGGAGAGGAAGATGGTGCAGGAGGATGAGAAAATTG GTTTTGAGATCTCTGAGTACCAGAAGCGACAGGCAGCCATGACAGTGAGAAAAGTGACCAAACAGAAAG GTGTAAACAGGTGCACGCCCCCTTCATACCCGCCCCCACAGGACCCCCTCAGTGTGGGGCAGTATGAGGTAACGGAGGACATGGCACAAGGAGAGGTTTTTGAATTCAGTCAATCCAAAAGAGGCCAGGCTCCTTTCTGGCAGAATTTTAGTAGATTAGCTCCATTTAAGAAATAG
- the asb12a gene encoding ankyrin repeat and SOCS box protein 12a produces MVLGRAANMSLMDISKIFSLLQPKEEDEDGEQSQALNNAVSSDDVALLSELLSQEDYRKSINARSGWGVPVTPLRTAAALGHLRCLELLLGHGAEVDSLDVKAQTPLFTAVSGKHLDCVVSLLNAGADPNGSQYNNCSPVLTAAREGDVDILRELLRFGAEVDVKPKVPEWASNATACRGPLYISAVYGHLDCFKLLLLHGANSNYNCTDEKMLARIKQPKTVLEVCLRYGCGVEYIQLLIDFGADVYLPTLIIDKTTKQNEALLLLLKERVCPKSLMSQARLAIRGYLPFANKEPAIDSLDIPLILRNYLKHETSDAM; encoded by the exons ATGGTTCTGGGCCGAGCTGCCAACATGAGTTTGATGGACATTTCTAAGATCTTCTCCCTGCTCCAGCCcaaggaggaggatgaggacgGCGAGCAGAGTCAGGCTCTGAACAACGCCGTGAGCAGCGACGATGTAGCTCTGCTCTCAGAGCTTCTGTCTCAGGAGGATTACAGAAAGTCTATCAATGCTCGAAGTGGGTGGGGGGTCCCCGTAACTCCCTTGCGcactgctgctgcactgggACATCTGAGGTGCCTGGAGCTGCTACTGGGGCACGGAGCAGAG GTTGACAGCTTGGACGTGAAGGCCCAGACGCCTCTGTTCACAGCTGTCAGTGGGAAACATCTGGACTGTGTAGTTTCACTGCTGAATGCTGGAGCAGATCCCAATGGCAGCCAGTACAACAACTGCTCCCCGGTGCTGACCGCTGCCCGAGAGGGTGACGTCGACATACTCAGAGAGCTGCTTCGGTTTGGAGCTGAGGTAGATGTGAAGCCCAAAGTCCCCGAATGGGCCTCCAACGCCACAGCGTGCAGAGGGCCCCTCTACATCTCAGCTGTGTATGGACACTTGGACTGCTTTAAACTGCTCCTTCTTCACGGTGCAAATTCCAACTACAACTGCACAGATGAGAAAATGTTGGCCAGGATCAAACAGCCGAAGACAGTTTTGGAGGTGTGTCTCCGCTACGGCTGTGGGGTGGAGTACATTCAGCTTCTTATAGACTTTGGAGCAGACGTCTATCTGCCGACACTCATCATTGACAAAACCACTAAGCAGAACGAAGCTCTGCTTCTTCTCCTCAAGGAGAGAG TTTGCCCCAAATCTCTGATGTCACAGGCTCGACTGGCAATCAGAGGATACCTCCCTTTTGCTAACAAGGAGCCTGCAATTGACAGCTTGGACATTCCTCTGATCCTGAGAAATTACTTGAAACATGAAACCTCAGACGCCATGTga